A genome region from Erigeron canadensis isolate Cc75 chromosome 3, C_canadensis_v1, whole genome shotgun sequence includes the following:
- the LOC122593151 gene encoding oleoyl-acyl carrier protein thioesterase, chloroplastic, translating into MIVLNTALMAATTLSYNAVFRDVISPLKPVSIRRPNNVVGLKWRVCGGPVMAAVTSQHPNGVAAVGLAEKRKLAEELRFGSLTEDGLSYKERFVIRCYEVGINKTATVETIANLLQEVGGNHAQSVGFSTDGFATTTTMRKLHLIWVTARMHIEIYKYPAWSDVVEIETWCQSEGRIGTRRDWILKDYANGEVIGRATSKWVMMNEDTRRLQKVSDDVRDEYLVFCPKTLRLAFPEENNSSLKKIGKLEDPAEYSRLGLVPRRADLDMNKHVNNVTYIGWVLESIPQEVIDTHELQTITLDYRRECQHDDIVDSLTTPEPLDVSSNGSVASKKDGESMSKFLHLLRSSGDGLEINRGRTEWRKKPVKR; encoded by the exons ATGATAGTCTTAAACACTGCATTGATGGCTGCAACCACTTTGAGCTACAATGCCGTGTTTAGAGACGTAATTAGTCCACTTAAACCCGTTTCAATTCGCCGACCAAACAACGTTGTTGGGTTAAAATGGAGGGTGTGTGGAGGTCCGGTTATGGCGGCGGTGACAAGTCAGCATCCGAATGGGGTTGCCGCCGTTGGATTGGCGGAGAAAAGGAAGCTTGCGGAGGAGCTCCGGTTTGGTAGTTTGACGGAAGATGGATTGTCGTATAAAGAAAGATTTGTAATAAGATGTTATGAAGTTGGGATTAATAAAACTGCTACTGTTGAAACTATTGCTAATCTTTTACAG GAGGTTGGAGGTAATCATGCTCAGAGTGTTGGATTTTCAACCGATGGGTTCGCCACTACAACCACAATGAGAAAGTTGCATCTTATATGGGTGACTGCACGAATGCATATTGAAATTTACAAGTACCCTGCTTG GAGTGACGtggttgaaattgaaacttggTGCCAAAGTGAAGGAAGGATTGGGACTAGACGTGATTGGATTCTCAAAGATTATGCCAATGGTGAGGTCATTGGAAGAGCTACCAG CAAGTGGGTGATGATGAATGAAGATACTAGGAGACTCCAGAAAGTCAGTGACGATGTCAGAGATGAATACTTAGTTTTTTGTCCAAAGACATTGAG ACTAGCATTTCCGGAAGAGAACAatagcagcctgaagaaaataGGGAAACTGGAAGATCCTGCTGAATATTCCAGGCTAGGACTTGTG CCGAGAAGAGCTGATCTGGATATGAACAAGCATGTCAACAATGTTACCTACATTGGATGGGTTCTTGAG AGCATCCCACAAGAAGTCATAGACACTCATGAACTGCAAACTATTACATTAGATTATAGACGTGAATGCCAGCATGATGACATAGTAGATTCTCTCACCACTCCTGAACCGCTCGATGTTTCAAGCAATGGATCTGTTGCTTCCAAAAAAGATGGAGAAAGTATGAGTAAGTTTTTGCATTTGCTGAGATCATCTGGTGACGGTCTGGAAATAAACAGGGGTCGCACTGAATGGAGAAAAAAGCCAGTAAAAAGATGA